ACTTCGCGAGCAGGTCTGCACTGCCAACCGACAGCTCCCCGCTGCCGGCTTGGTGACCTGGACCTCGGGCAACGTGAGCGTTCGCGACCCCGAGACCGGCTTGGTCGTCATCAAGCCGAGCGGCCGCATGTTCGACGACCTCACCCCGAACGACATGGTGGTCGTGGACCTGGACGGCAAAGTCGTCGACGGTGACCTCGGTCCGTCCTCGGACACCGCCGCGCACCTCTACGTCTACGCGAACCGGGACGACGTGCGAAGCGTCATCCACACGCACTCGACCTTCGCGACGGCCTTCGCCACGGCCGGTCTTTCGATCCCGGTCTACATGACCGCCATCGCCGACGAATTCGGGTGCGAGATCCCCCTCGGCGACTATGCCGCCATCGGCGGCGACGCCATCGGGAAGGAGATCTGCCGGTCCATCGGTCGATCGCCGGCCATCCTGATGAAGCAGCACGGCGTGTTCACCATCGGCGCGTCGATCAAGGCCGCACTCAAGGCCGCGGTCATGGTCGAGGACGTGGCGAAGACCGTTTGGTACGCAAGCCAGCTCGGCCCGCTCACCCCGCTTCCCGAGGCCGAGATCACGGCCAACCACGAGCGATACACCCACCGTTACGGCACGGCAACAGCAAGTCAGGGTTGACGCACATACGTGCATTCACATTTGACGAATGTACGTAGTTGCTTAGAGTTATGGCACTCACGGCGAAGTGGTGCGCGTCACGCCGCGTGAGTGGAACACACTCGACGAGACGGCGGTGATTGCGTGACTACAGCAAGTGTCGTTGACACGATGCTCCCGGAGTCGCATGAGGCTCCGAAGTCGCCGCGCGGCGACTACATCCGGCTCGCGCTCGGACTCGGGCCGATCATCGGCCTGTTCCTGGCGAGCGTCTTCGCACCGCTGCCGTACGCCCCGACCACGCCCGACACGAGCGTGATCTCGGTGGCCCCCAACGGCAGCCACTGGTTCGGGACGGACGCCAACGGGTTCGACGTGTTCTCCCGGACGATCGAGGCGGCCCGGATCGACCTGCCGCTGGCGTTCGGCGGTGTGCTCCTCGCGATGGTGATCGGCGTGCCGATCGGGCTGGCGGTCAGCAAAGAGTCCTGGTTGTCCAACATCGTGATGCGCGGAGTCGATGCGCTCCAGTCACTTCCGCTGCTGATCGTCACCGTAGCCGTGGTGGCACTGGCGGGCGACCACTTCTACGACGTCATCCTCGCGATGGTGCTCGTCATCGCACCCGGCTTCATCCGCCTGGTTCGAGCCGGCGCCGTCGTGATCCGGTCCAAGCGGTACGTGGAGGCGGCCACCGCCACCGGCAGCAGCGAAGCACGCATTCTCCGGGTGCACGTGCTGCCCAACGTGCTCAACCTCGTTCTCACGCAGCTGACGCTCGGCGTCGGACTCGCCATCGTCGTGATCGCCGGCCTGAACTTCCTGGGAGTGGGCGTCGATCCGCCCACCCCGACCTGGGGCGGCATGATCTTCGATGGTGCTGGCGTCATCAACCAGGGCCAGTGGTGGGTAGCGCTGTTTCCCAGCCTGGCGATTCTCGTGGTCATCAGCTGTGTCAACCTCACGGCCCGCGTGGTCGAAGATCTCACTCAGGCGCGGTGACCATGGTGCTCTCCGTCGAAGACATGACCGTCACCTACCGGACCCGGCGTGGCTCCAACGTTGTCGT
This window of the Amycolatopsis balhimycina FH 1894 genome carries:
- a CDS encoding L-ribulose-5-phosphate 4-epimerase; amino-acid sequence: MLLPELREQVCTANRQLPAAGLVTWTSGNVSVRDPETGLVVIKPSGRMFDDLTPNDMVVVDLDGKVVDGDLGPSSDTAAHLYVYANRDDVRSVIHTHSTFATAFATAGLSIPVYMTAIADEFGCEIPLGDYAAIGGDAIGKEICRSIGRSPAILMKQHGVFTIGASIKAALKAAVMVEDVAKTVWYASQLGPLTPLPEAEITANHERYTHRYGTATASQG
- a CDS encoding ABC transporter permease, yielding MAPNGSHWFGTDANGFDVFSRTIEAARIDLPLAFGGVLLAMVIGVPIGLAVSKESWLSNIVMRGVDALQSLPLLIVTVAVVALAGDHFYDVILAMVLVIAPGFIRLVRAGAVVIRSKRYVEAATATGSSEARILRVHVLPNVLNLVLTQLTLGVGLAIVVIAGLNFLGVGVDPPTPTWGGMIFDGAGVINQGQWWVALFPSLAILVVISCVNLTARVVEDLTQAR